A section of the Aliidongia dinghuensis genome encodes:
- a CDS encoding Lrp/AsnC family transcriptional regulator has protein sequence MRRIKLDRIDRRILRDLQEDGRMTNVELAKRAGISAPPCLRRVRALEDAGYIKGYHASIEPDALGYGVTVFAHVGLVSQAEGDLKAFEDLVGTWPEVREAHMLAGETDFLLKVVATDWDSYHKFLTTKLTTAPNVSHVKSALAIRSSKYAVGVPIDVDAVDED, from the coding sequence ATGCGTCGAATTAAACTCGACAGGATCGACCGGCGGATCCTGCGGGACTTGCAGGAGGACGGCCGGATGACGAACGTGGAATTGGCCAAACGGGCCGGCATTTCGGCCCCTCCCTGTCTCCGCCGTGTCCGGGCGCTCGAGGACGCCGGCTACATCAAGGGTTATCACGCCTCGATCGAACCGGATGCGCTGGGCTACGGCGTCACGGTCTTCGCCCATGTCGGCCTGGTGAGCCAGGCCGAGGGGGACCTCAAGGCATTCGAGGACTTGGTCGGCACCTGGCCCGAGGTCCGCGAAGCGCACATGCTGGCCGGCGAGACCGACTTCCTCCTGAAGGTCGTGGCGACGGATTGGGACAGCTACCACAAGTTCCTCACCACCAAGCTCACGACGGCCCCCAACGTCAGCCACGTCAAGTCCGCGCTCGCCATCCGGTCGAGCAAATACGCGGTCGGCGTGCCGATCGACGTGGATGCAGTCGACGAGGACTGA
- a CDS encoding mitochondrial fission ELM1 family protein, translated as MNADVWLLYDGKVGLRSQVVGVAEAVGLPFVEKKLAIRYPWKGLPPLLWWNGTAAASRAGDRLNPPWPRLVIGAGGRAAAPALAIRRKNQGRTVVVQIQDPKIPPARFDLMIVADHDKVRGPNVMVSLGAVHPVTPAKLAAAAELWRPRLAHLPHPRIAVVIGGDNGVYRLTPEIMTGIADRLAALARDGAGLMITTSRRTGAEAEAILRTRVQGPGVEIWTGEGENPYFGYLGLADHVLATADSISMITEASATGKPVHVLALEGGSKKFERFHEAMQAAGITHPFGGTLDSWSYTPRDDTGAAGARIRQMMQDRGLWPA; from the coding sequence GTGAACGCGGACGTGTGGCTGCTCTATGACGGCAAGGTCGGATTGCGCAGCCAGGTGGTCGGTGTCGCCGAGGCGGTGGGTCTGCCCTTCGTCGAAAAGAAGCTCGCGATTCGCTATCCCTGGAAGGGTCTGCCGCCGCTGCTATGGTGGAACGGCACCGCGGCGGCGAGCCGGGCCGGCGACCGGCTGAACCCGCCCTGGCCGCGCCTCGTGATCGGCGCCGGTGGCCGGGCCGCGGCACCGGCGCTTGCGATCCGGCGCAAGAACCAGGGCCGCACGGTGGTGGTCCAGATTCAGGACCCGAAGATTCCGCCGGCGCGCTTCGACCTCATGATCGTGGCTGATCACGACAAGGTACGCGGACCTAACGTCATGGTCTCGCTGGGCGCCGTCCATCCGGTGACGCCGGCCAAGCTCGCGGCGGCGGCCGAGCTCTGGCGCCCGCGCCTCGCCCATCTGCCGCACCCGCGCATCGCCGTGGTGATCGGCGGCGACAACGGCGTCTATCGCCTGACGCCGGAGATCATGACCGGCATCGCCGACCGGCTGGCGGCGCTGGCGCGCGACGGCGCCGGGCTCATGATCACGACCTCCCGCCGCACGGGCGCCGAGGCCGAGGCCATCCTGCGCACGCGCGTCCAGGGCCCGGGCGTCGAGATCTGGACCGGCGAGGGCGAGAATCCCTATTTCGGCTATCTGGGCCTGGCCGACCATGTGCTGGCCACCGCCGACTCGATATCGATGATCACCGAGGCGAGCGCCACGGGCAAACCGGTCCATGTGCTGGCCCTCGAAGGCGGCTCGAAGAAGTTCGAGCGGTTCCACGAGGCGATGCAGGCCGCCGGCATCACGCACCCGTTCGGCGGCACGCTCGACAGCTGGAGCTACACGCCGCGCGACGATACCGGCGCCGCCGGCGCGCGCATCCGCCAGATGATGCAGGACCGCGGCCTGTGGCCGGCGTGA
- a CDS encoding phosphatase PAP2 family protein: MQLLLRLPVPLLLLLGALAAGALFMTFPGLDLWTSGLFWRADGGFVLRNWTPFRVVYDAVPVATWALVVGLLLLALLGWILGRAIGPLDRRTIPFLLLTIALGPGLLTNTVLKDHWGRARPSQIVEFGGTKQFTPVLQPSDQCDHNCSFPSGHSAMAFSLVALGFLPAIERRRRWVTGAALGFGVLVSLVRIGQGGHFLSDTIFAGLLVGVVAWGLHRWIVEADGLDRLWTRRLVRRLGGALTRAGDALNNLPPSARRNWLMGSLATAAGIAVSVLWIDRPLAFYFKADDDRLVHWFQWVTKFGLGWGWLVISGVATLGLWGLAHSPRAGARRERLIAWSLVPAFIFLSVLVSGLVADIVKILVGRTRPKLLFADGSFALTGLSFRSDHWSFPSGHVTNVAALAAALTMLWPRHVAAYWLFVALIALSRIATTQHFVSDTIGASFLAVLVTAYIRGVFTRSGLPLTDLKAGVMQVRPALTWRRRLLGL, from the coding sequence ATGCAGCTTCTGCTGCGACTGCCGGTCCCGCTGCTGCTGCTCTTGGGCGCCCTCGCAGCGGGCGCCTTGTTCATGACGTTCCCGGGGCTCGACCTCTGGACGAGCGGCCTGTTCTGGCGCGCCGACGGCGGCTTCGTCCTGCGCAACTGGACGCCGTTCCGCGTCGTCTACGACGCCGTGCCGGTCGCGACCTGGGCTTTGGTCGTGGGCCTGCTGCTGCTGGCGCTCTTGGGTTGGATCCTCGGCCGGGCGATCGGGCCGCTCGACCGGCGCACGATCCCGTTCCTGCTGCTCACCATCGCACTCGGGCCCGGCCTCTTGACCAACACGGTGCTCAAGGACCATTGGGGCCGGGCGCGGCCGAGCCAGATCGTCGAGTTCGGCGGCACCAAGCAATTCACACCGGTGCTGCAGCCGAGCGACCAGTGCGACCATAATTGCTCGTTCCCCTCCGGCCACAGCGCCATGGCCTTCTCGCTCGTGGCGCTGGGCTTCCTGCCGGCGATCGAGCGCCGGCGGCGCTGGGTGACCGGTGCGGCGCTCGGCTTCGGCGTGCTGGTCTCGCTGGTGCGGATCGGCCAGGGTGGCCATTTTCTCTCAGACACGATCTTTGCCGGCCTCCTGGTCGGCGTGGTCGCCTGGGGCCTCCATCGCTGGATCGTCGAGGCGGATGGGCTCGACCGGCTATGGACGCGGCGGCTTGTGCGCCGGCTCGGCGGCGCCCTCACCCGGGCGGGCGACGCCCTCAACAACCTGCCGCCGTCCGCGCGCCGGAACTGGCTTATGGGCAGCCTCGCGACCGCTGCCGGGATTGCTGTGTCCGTGCTGTGGATCGACCGGCCGCTCGCCTTCTATTTCAAGGCCGACGATGATCGACTGGTCCACTGGTTCCAATGGGTCACCAAGTTCGGCCTCGGCTGGGGCTGGCTCGTGATCTCGGGGGTTGCGACCCTCGGCCTCTGGGGCCTCGCACATTCGCCGCGCGCCGGCGCCCGGCGCGAGCGGCTCATCGCCTGGTCGCTCGTCCCCGCCTTCATCTTCCTGTCCGTGCTGGTGAGCGGGCTTGTGGCCGACATCGTCAAGATCCTGGTCGGCCGCACCCGGCCGAAGCTGCTGTTCGCCGACGGCAGCTTCGCGCTTACCGGCCTGTCGTTCCGCAGCGACCATTGGTCGTTCCCGTCGGGGCACGTGACCAACGTGGCGGCGCTGGCCGCTGCGCTTACCATGCTGTGGCCGCGGCATGTCGCGGCCTATTGGCTGTTCGTGGCGCTGATCGCCTTGAGCCGCATCGCCACGACCCAGCATTTCGTGAGCGACACGATCGGGGCATCCTTCCTCGCCGTGCTGGTGACCGCTTATATCCGCGGCGTATTCACCCGCTCGGGCCTGCCGCTCACCGACCTCAAAGCCGGCGTCATGCAGGTCCGCCCGGCGCTCACCTGGCGCCGGCGGCTGCTCGGGCTCTAA